A stretch of the Veillonella parvula DSM 2008 genome encodes the following:
- a CDS encoding sulfurtransferase has translation MSNFITPKELLACFDEVIILDARGYQDYKKGHIKGAYAVDLDKDLTGPLGEHGGRHPLPDMERLAHTFESYGITRNSKVVVYDSWLFLAGRLWWTLRYMGLTDVRVLSGGIERWVREGHLLTKEPTPLPAEPSIFNYELQTDMVMSRDEVLKASESGDHVIIDARAPFRYDGSQVDTMDGMTGHIPGAVNHFYESGYTVDGPKSLKDLEAEYYNEIYQNRPVVTYCGSGVTACNALLTMSEVGLESALYVGSSSDWVTYEGFPLNTGVETLN, from the coding sequence ATGTCAAATTTTATCACTCCTAAAGAATTATTAGCTTGTTTCGATGAGGTCATCATTTTAGATGCTCGAGGGTATCAAGATTATAAAAAGGGCCATATTAAGGGGGCTTATGCGGTAGATTTAGATAAGGATTTAACAGGTCCTTTGGGCGAGCATGGTGGTCGTCATCCGTTGCCAGATATGGAACGATTGGCTCATACCTTTGAGTCTTATGGCATTACTCGCAACTCCAAGGTTGTAGTATATGATTCTTGGCTATTTTTAGCGGGCCGTCTTTGGTGGACGTTGCGCTACATGGGCTTAACTGATGTACGTGTATTGTCTGGTGGTATTGAACGTTGGGTTCGAGAGGGTCATCTTTTAACTAAAGAGCCGACCCCGTTACCTGCTGAACCATCTATCTTTAACTACGAGTTGCAAACGGATATGGTTATGAGTCGTGATGAGGTACTCAAGGCTAGTGAAAGCGGAGATCATGTTATTATTGATGCTCGTGCGCCATTCCGTTATGATGGATCTCAAGTAGATACGATGGATGGCATGACAGGCCATATCCCTGGCGCTGTTAATCACTTTTATGAAAGCGGTTATACCGTAGATGGTCCTAAGTCTTTGAAAGACTTAGAGGCTGAGTATTACAACGAAATTTACCAAAATCGACCAGTTGTAACGTACTGTGGCTCTGGTGTAACGGCTTGTAATGCGTTGTTAACCATGAGTGAAGTAGGCCTTGAGTCTGCTTTATATGTTGGTAGTTCTAGTGACTGGGTAACCTATGAAGGATTCCCACTTAATACTGGCGTAGAAACATTAAACTAA
- a CDS encoding (deoxy)nucleoside triphosphate pyrophosphohydrolase, with product MSEQRKHIEVVAAIIKKDNTILATQRGYGDLKDGWEFPGGKIELGEAHDVALIREIKEELEADINVQEHIITIEYTGYEKFELTMHCYLCSLENDSNITLVEHEAAKWLSKDSLYSVDWLPADIDAVDAIYKRL from the coding sequence ATGAGTGAACAACGAAAACATATTGAAGTGGTGGCAGCTATTATAAAAAAGGATAATACCATACTAGCAACTCAACGAGGCTATGGTGATCTTAAGGATGGATGGGAATTCCCGGGTGGCAAAATTGAACTAGGTGAAGCCCATGATGTAGCTCTTATTAGAGAAATCAAAGAAGAGTTAGAAGCGGATATTAACGTTCAAGAGCATATTATTACGATCGAATATACAGGTTATGAAAAGTTTGAATTAACAATGCACTGTTATTTATGTTCGTTGGAAAATGATTCTAATATTACTTTAGTAGAACATGAAGCTGCAAAATGGTTATCTAAAGATAGTTTATATTCTGTGGATTGGTTACCTGCCGATATTGATGCGGTAGATGCCATATACAAACGCTTGTAA
- a CDS encoding DUF3427 domain-containing protein, whose translation MSESNHLINFATSSELIANGEGRNVLSAIEDGLRNCDEFLISVAFITPEGLLTLKPILKELEERGVRGRVLTTDYLGFNSPQVLEDLGNLNNIELKVYCTTQGSGHGFHTKGYIFRKDESYQIIVGSSNLTINALKKNREWNTRSEAHCSDTYAREITEEFDLYWNSKFSIPYEDFIPWYKPRWVRPERTSQRTVAEQFRKIDLLQLEPNSMQQQFIANFNELRANNAKRGLLISGTGTGKTYAAAFAMREMRPKRILFLVHREQIAKQAIASFERIYNDPSITFGLVSGNAKYYNATHVFSTMQMMGRNDVMKQYAPKEFDCIIIDEVHRAGSDSYQRIIEYFEPQFLLGMTASPERTDGYDLYELFDHNIIYEIRLQQALEEDLLCPFHYFGISDLWVDTQEDISDMEVSFSNLSTKERVDKIIEKIRYFGHSGSRVKGLVFCSNRVEAKALSDAFNERDVYRTVCLTGEDSQETREIAIARLTGTGDYQGRSDLQLDYIFTVDIFNEGVDIPEINQVIMLRQTESPIIFIQQLGRGLRKFEDKEYVVILDFIGNYTNNFMIPLALSGDRSYNKDTLRRYVQAGNRIIPGTSTVHFDKIAKQRIYESIDTARFSDMKLIKEAYFNLRFKLGCIPKIADFADHGSIDVSRIFSKFKSYHHFLIKIKDKDYEISFTPVQERMLHFISQKLTTGIRARELLLLQALLDGRDDIINYVSEELYNNYNVDLSEYGRINLINMMTNRFGVQVAQKTFADSEFIEFSNGKYGISQIFKQALEDNNFKEQVQELVDYGLKQFDEKYKDNIYGNTPFALYEKYTYEQVCQLLEWPQNEVPLNIGGYKFHKETKTYPVFINYHKDDDIQDTIKYEDRFVNPGLLKAISKNKAKFTSPAIKTVFKADELGVAMHLFVRKNKDDEESKEFYYLGPIHSTGQENAKEISMANGTAAVELEYVLEVPVRDDIYDYIVNG comes from the coding sequence ATGTCAGAATCGAATCATTTAATCAATTTTGCTACATCTTCGGAACTTATTGCTAATGGGGAAGGGCGTAATGTATTATCTGCTATTGAAGATGGATTACGCAATTGTGATGAGTTTTTAATATCGGTAGCATTTATTACTCCAGAAGGCTTATTAACATTAAAACCAATTCTTAAAGAGTTAGAAGAACGTGGCGTCCGAGGACGTGTGTTAACGACGGATTATCTTGGTTTTAATAGTCCACAAGTTTTGGAAGATTTAGGAAATTTAAATAATATTGAGTTAAAAGTGTATTGCACTACACAAGGTAGTGGTCATGGATTTCATACAAAAGGCTACATTTTTAGAAAAGATGAATCTTATCAGATTATAGTTGGTAGTTCTAATTTAACTATTAATGCATTAAAGAAAAATCGTGAATGGAATACTCGTTCTGAAGCTCATTGCAGTGATACCTATGCTAGAGAAATCACGGAAGAATTTGACTTGTATTGGAATTCAAAATTTTCTATTCCTTATGAAGATTTTATTCCTTGGTATAAACCAAGATGGGTGCGTCCAGAGCGAACTTCACAAAGGACTGTAGCAGAGCAATTTAGAAAAATAGATTTGCTTCAACTGGAACCTAATAGTATGCAACAACAGTTTATTGCTAACTTCAATGAACTAAGAGCTAATAATGCTAAAAGAGGTCTTTTGATCTCTGGTACGGGTACCGGCAAAACCTATGCGGCAGCTTTTGCTATGAGAGAAATGAGGCCTAAAAGAATATTATTTTTAGTACATCGTGAACAAATTGCAAAACAAGCGATCGCTAGTTTTGAGCGGATTTATAATGATCCATCTATTACATTTGGTTTAGTTTCTGGGAATGCTAAATACTATAATGCGACTCATGTATTCTCTACAATGCAAATGATGGGCCGTAATGATGTAATGAAACAGTATGCTCCAAAGGAGTTTGACTGTATTATCATTGACGAAGTACATCGCGCAGGTTCAGATAGCTATCAACGCATTATTGAATACTTTGAGCCTCAGTTTTTATTGGGAATGACGGCTAGCCCGGAACGTACAGATGGCTATGATTTATATGAATTATTTGACCATAATATTATTTACGAAATTCGATTACAACAGGCTTTAGAAGAAGACTTACTATGTCCATTTCATTATTTTGGCATTAGTGATTTGTGGGTGGATACTCAAGAAGATATTTCTGATATGGAGGTATCCTTTTCAAACTTGTCTACAAAAGAGCGGGTAGATAAAATTATAGAAAAGATTCGCTATTTTGGACATAGTGGTAGTCGTGTAAAGGGGCTAGTATTCTGTAGCAATCGAGTTGAGGCAAAAGCGTTGTCTGATGCTTTTAACGAGCGTGATGTTTATCGCACTGTATGTTTAACTGGTGAAGATAGTCAAGAAACTAGGGAAATAGCAATTGCTCGATTAACGGGAACTGGTGATTATCAGGGCCGTTCAGACCTGCAATTGGATTATATCTTTACCGTAGATATCTTTAATGAAGGTGTTGATATTCCAGAAATTAATCAAGTTATTATGCTACGTCAAACTGAAAGTCCGATAATCTTTATTCAACAACTCGGACGTGGTCTTCGTAAATTTGAAGATAAAGAATATGTAGTTATCTTGGATTTTATTGGGAATTATACTAATAACTTTATGATTCCATTAGCCTTATCAGGTGATAGGAGCTATAACAAAGATACATTGCGTCGTTATGTACAAGCTGGTAATCGTATTATTCCAGGTACCTCAACTGTACATTTTGATAAAATTGCAAAACAACGCATTTATGAATCTATTGATACGGCAAGATTTTCCGATATGAAATTAATTAAAGAAGCTTATTTCAATTTACGCTTCAAATTAGGTTGTATTCCTAAAATTGCTGATTTTGCCGATCATGGTTCGATTGATGTTAGTAGAATTTTTAGTAAATTTAAGTCCTATCATCATTTCTTGATAAAGATTAAGGATAAGGACTATGAAATATCCTTTACACCTGTTCAGGAGAGAATGCTACATTTTATATCTCAGAAATTAACGACAGGTATACGTGCTAGAGAACTTTTATTATTGCAGGCGTTACTAGATGGTCGTGACGATATCATTAACTATGTATCTGAAGAGCTTTATAATAATTACAATGTAGATTTATCTGAATATGGACGAATTAATCTTATCAATATGATGACAAATCGATTTGGTGTTCAAGTAGCACAAAAGACTTTTGCAGATAGTGAGTTTATTGAGTTCTCTAATGGTAAGTATGGTATATCCCAAATTTTTAAACAGGCCTTAGAGGATAATAATTTTAAAGAACAAGTTCAAGAGCTCGTTGATTATGGTTTGAAGCAGTTCGATGAAAAGTATAAAGACAATATTTATGGTAATACGCCGTTTGCTTTATATGAAAAATATACATATGAACAAGTTTGCCAATTATTAGAGTGGCCTCAAAATGAAGTACCTCTCAATATTGGAGGATATAAATTTCATAAGGAAACTAAAACATACCCTGTGTTTATCAACTATCATAAAGATGATGATATTCAAGATACTATTAAGTATGAAGATAGATTTGTAAACCCAGGTTTACTGAAAGCTATTTCTAAGAATAAGGCAAAGTTTACATCTCCTGCTATAAAAACTGTATTTAAGGCTGATGAATTAGGTGTTGCAATGCATTTGTTTGTAAGGAAGAACAAAGATGATGAAGAGTCTAAAGAGTTTTACTATTTGGGACCGATTCATTCTACTGGTCAGGAAAATGCTAAAGAAATCTCCATGGCTAATGGTACTGCGGCGGTAGAATTAGAATATGTACTCGAAGTACCTGTACGGGATGATATTTATGATTATATTGTTAATGGATAA
- a CDS encoding DUF3829 domain-containing protein: MKKGYIKLIAAIVLGAAIIGGGIYGVYTLLSSNTTTILYRSTVDDKINAIRPYIVALDAYNSYSVAYASQLQPTLEELRNGSHNTTITLPKYKELKAALEVAKQDSSTPYEDVNQATNDVLVVLDQIIPIADQLQSYYVERRYEKDNYKGSDELAAQYVPLAEQFYATYNALDLALDNRNNELYNERMTEYQGEKRENAVNFIEINLITAQTIDLIDPDGNTDTQKVESNLQQITQRLNKLQPGTTPEVQNAVREYQDSVKEFVAEARNYIIINSSYGEAYTQLFTKYNKMIGKANAVNMADLDVTEKK; this comes from the coding sequence TTGAAAAAGGGGTACATCAAGTTAATAGCAGCCATTGTGCTCGGTGCTGCTATTATCGGTGGTGGGATCTATGGGGTGTATACACTCTTATCATCCAATACAACGACAATTTTATATCGATCAACCGTTGACGATAAAATCAACGCCATACGACCTTATATTGTTGCATTAGATGCATATAACTCATACAGTGTAGCCTATGCTAGCCAATTACAGCCAACTCTTGAAGAGTTGCGCAATGGGTCTCATAATACGACGATTACCTTACCTAAATATAAGGAACTTAAAGCTGCATTAGAGGTAGCAAAACAAGATAGTTCTACACCCTACGAAGACGTAAACCAAGCGACAAATGACGTCCTCGTAGTACTTGATCAAATTATTCCTATTGCTGATCAGTTGCAATCTTACTATGTGGAACGTCGTTATGAAAAGGATAATTATAAAGGTAGCGATGAGCTAGCAGCTCAATATGTACCTTTAGCAGAACAGTTCTACGCTACATATAATGCATTAGACTTAGCTTTAGATAATCGTAATAATGAGCTTTATAACGAACGCATGACTGAGTATCAGGGAGAAAAGCGGGAAAATGCGGTTAACTTTATAGAGATAAATCTCATAACAGCACAAACTATTGACCTTATTGATCCAGATGGGAATACAGACACCCAAAAGGTAGAATCAAACTTACAACAAATTACACAACGCCTCAATAAATTACAACCTGGTACTACACCAGAAGTACAAAATGCGGTAAGAGAGTATCAAGACTCAGTAAAAGAATTTGTTGCAGAGGCACGCAACTACATTATTATCAACTCATCTTATGGCGAAGCTTATACGCAATTATTTACCAAGTATAATAAAATGATTGGCAAGGCCAATGCAGTTAACATGGCAGACTTAGATGTAACAGAAAAAAAATAA